One Ferviditalea candida genomic window, ATTAATGAGCAGGGACGCGCCCGCATGGTTGATGTTTCCGAAAAGCAGGAAACCTCCCGAACGGCGGTGGCCCATACCACTTTGACGATGCGGCCTTCAACCTTGGACAAGATCAAGCGGGGCCAAGTCAGCAAGGGGGACGTTCTTGGGGTGGCCCAGGTGGCAGGCGTCATGGCAGCCAAACAAACGTCCAATTGGATTCCCATGTGCCACCCGATCGCCATTTCCGGGGTGGACATCCGCTTTTCCGACAACGACTCCGATGAATTATACATAGAAGCGACAGTAAAAACCACCGGCAAAACTGGTGTCGAAATGGAAGCCTTGACTGCGGCATCCTGTGCGGCTTTGACGGTTTATGATATGTGCAAGGCTCTGGAAAAAGGCATTGTCATCGGTCCCACTTTTTTGCTTTCCAAATCGGGAGGGAAAAGCGGAGATTACCGCCGGGATCTGATCTGAAGTTTTTCTTATACATTTATAAGCTTTTTGGTGTATGATGATGACAATGAATTCATCCTGTCTAAGGGAGTGAAAATCATGCGATGGAAAACGGCGATTTTGACGGCGAGTGACAGAGGAGCCCGCGGTGAGAGGGAGGATACTAGCGCCCAGGTAATCCGGGAACTTGTCGAGGAAGAAATTAACGGGGAAATTATCGAATATCGGATTGTTCCTGACGAAATGGACGAGATCATGGCGTCGCTGATTGAAATGGCCGACTATTTTCATGCCGACTTGATCATCACCACAGGGGGAACGGGATTGGGTCCGCGCGATGTGACTCCCGAGGCAACGCTGAAGATCATCGAGCGGGAGGTGCCCGGCTTGGCCGAGGCCATGCGTGCGGCTTCCCTCCAGAAAACACCCTTTGCGATGATTTCCAGAGGGGTTGCAGGCATCCGCGGCAAAACGCTGATAATCAATCTGCCGGGCAGTCCCAAGGGCGTGCACGAGAACCTGCAGGCCGTCATCGGCGTTCTGCCGCATGCGCTTGCGATTTTAACCGGACGGGAAGAGGGGCATCCACAATGAAGAACAGTCGAATGCTTCGCGAGGTGAATGTGCATGATGCGGTCGGCATGGTGCTTGCCCATGATCTGACACAGATCATTCCGGGAAAATTCAAAGGCCGGCTGTTCAAAAAAGGGCACGTGATTCGTGAAGAGGATATTGAGCATTTGCTGAATATCGGGAAAGAGCATATTTATATTCTTTCTCTCGAGGAAGGCTATCTGCATGAGGATGAGGCCGCTGAGCGGATGGCGGCGGCGATTCGGGGAGATCACCTGGAGCTCACGCAGCCGCATGAAGGCAAAGTGACCATCAAATCGGCGATACACGGGCTGGCCAAAATCGATAAGGCTTTTGTCGATGCCGTGAATTCGATGGACCAGATCGTAATGTCCACGATCAAGACGAATACGCCGGTGGAGCCAGGGAAATCGCTGATTGGCACGAGAGTCATTCCGTTGATTGTCGAAAACGCAAAAATCAGCAAGATCGAGCGGCTTGCGTTGGAATGGAAGAAAGAGCATCCGGATGAACAGATTGTAACGGTCAAGCCGTTTCAAAAGCTCAAGGTCGGGCTGATTACGACCGGCGGTGAGGTGTTCAGCGGCCGGATTCAGGACAAATTCGGGCCGACGGTCCGCGACAAGCTGGCCAAATTCGGATCCGAAGTGGTCGAGCAGCGCTATTCTCCCGATGACAGCGATAACATCGTGCGGGAAATCCGTTATTTTGCCGAGCGGGAGACCATCGACATGATTCTGGTGACGGGCGGCATGTCCGTCGACCCGGACGACCGTACTCCGGGCGCAATCGCCAAAGCGGGCGCCGATATCGTCAGCTACGGAACGCCGATGCTGCCGGGCTCCATGCTGCTGATGTCCTATTTGACGGTGAAGGACCGGACCATACCGGTCATGGGACTGCCGGGCTGCGTGATGCATGATCCGTTTACTTCATTCGATGTTCTGCTTCCCCGGATTTGCGCGGGAGAACGAATCGAACGAAGGGATATCACGGAAATGGGCTACGGCGGCCTGCTGGGATAATCTGCATTTTTCAAATAAGAGTTTTTAAGACAGCTATTTTCATGTAAAATGGTGATTATAAAGTTTTTTACTCGAAGTCAATCAGATTAGGGAGGATGAAGGAATGCTCAGCAATATTGGACCGGGCACGTTGATTTTGATCGTGATTGTGGCGCTTTTGCTGTTTGGACCGAACAAGCTTCCCGAGCTTGGACGCGCAATGGGAAGGACGCTGAAAGAGTTTAAATCGGGCGCAAAGGAGATCATGAACGATGAAGAACCCCCGCGCAAGGAGGTAAACTCTGCCGAAGTCCGGCGCACCGAGGCGGAAGACAACAACCGCAAAGAAGAGTCTCGAAAGCTCCCCGAATAATCGTAATGGAAACGCGGACTGGACATTTCCCCGGGCCATCGGGCCCAATTGAACCTAGGCAGGCTGGTGAATCCATTGGAAATCAACTCGATGTCGCTGATCGATCATTTGGGTGAACTGCGCAAGCGGATCATCTGGGTTCTGGTCGTTTTTGTCGTAATGACGATTGTCGGTTTAATCTTTGCGGAACCGATCATCAATTTTTTGAAAAACGATGCTCCTGTCAAAGGCCTGGAATGGAACGCTTTTTCACCATGGGACGCCATTCGGATCTATATGCAGTTTGCCTTTGCCACAGCAGTAGCCGTGACGTTGCCGGTCCTCATGTACCATGTGTGGGCTTTTGTCAAGCCGGGGCTTCACGCGAGTGAACAAAAAGCAACCCTGATGTACATTCCTTTTGCGATGCTGCTGATCGTGGTCGGCTTCTTGTTCTCTTATTTTGTCGTATTTCCGATGGCCATGCTGTTTACCGATTTGATGACCAAGCGTTTGCAAATCAAGCAGACTTACGGGATCGCGCAGTACTTCACCTTCATGTTCAATATTATTATTCCGGTGTCACTGCTGTTCGAGCTGCCGATTGTCGTCATGTTTCTGACGAAAATCCGCATTCTGAATCCGATGCGTCTGCACAAACTGCGCCGGTATGCCTATGTTTTGCTGCTCATCATTGGCGCAATCATTACACCGCCGGATGTCGTGTCCGCCATTATTGTGACGATTCCCTTGATTGTCCTGTACGAGTTCAGCGTGTTCCTGTCCCGCATCATATATCGCAAACAGCTTGCGGCAGATCAAGCATTTGAAGCTGAATACGGGCAAACGAAAATGCAGCCGGAAAACAAGGAAGTTGGAACTGACGCTTCGACAGCAGCAGGAACTGAAGCCGGCGAGGGAAATGAACCGAACGATTCCGCGGACGAAGAAAAGTCCGAATAACAGCACGTTAGCATCGAAAGCTCATGAAAAGAATGAAATGTGAAGATAGATAGGTCATTGGGATCCTGATGGTCAATATTTGACGCCCGATCGGATGCCGATTCATGAGGGTCCTGATGACGATTTATTGATTGAATAAGAAACCAGTAAATGGATAAAATGAAGAGGGCGCGCAGTTCACCTCAGAAAAAATTTACAAAAAATTAGTGTTACCCTCTTGAAAAATGGACTGCAAATCAGTATTATAATAATTGTCTGTTAGCACTATTCGTAATTGAGTGCTAACAAAAAACCGACAATATAAAACACCCAATATTACTAATTTCAAAGGAGGCATTTCAAATGATCAAACCTTTAGGTGATCGCGTAGTTATTGAAGCCGTGGCAAAAGAAGAAACGACAGCCAGCGGGATCGTTTTGCCGGATTCGGCGAAGGAAAAACCGCAGGAAGGCAAAGTTGTCGCTGTCGGCAGCGGCGTATGGAGAGACGACGAGCGTGTTCCTTTGGAAGTGAAAGAAGGCGACCGCGTGATCTTCTCCAAGTACGCGGGTACTGAAGTGAAATACGACGGCCGCGAACTGCTGATCATGCGCGAAAGCGATATTCTTGCAGTAATCGGATAACCACATACCGAACGAAAAAATTACTATAAGCTTACAGCTATATACCAATAAGGAGGTACTTTTTCGATGGCAAAGGAAATCAAATTTAGCGAAGAAGCTCGTCGTTCGATGCTTCGCGGAGTGGACGCATTGGCCAACGCGGTGAAAGTAACGCTCGGTCCGAAAGGCCGCAACGTGGTGCTGGAGAAAAAATTCGGCAGCCCGCTGATCACAAACGACGGGGTTACCATAGCAAAGGAAATCGAATTGAAGGACCCGTTTGAGAATATGGGCGCTCAATTGGTCAAGGAAGTGGCCACCAAAACCAACGATGTTGCCGGAGACGGAACGACAACCGCAACGGTTCTGGCTCAAGCGATGATCCGCGAAGGCTTGAAGAACGTTACCGCAGGCGCCAATCCGATGGTTGTCCGCAAAGGGATCGAGAAAGCCGTTAAAGCAGCCGTTGATGAATTGAAAAATATCGCCAAGCCGATTGAAGGCAAACAATCCATTTCCCAAGTTGCCGCCATCTCCGCAGCAGATGAGGAAGTTGGACAACTGATCGCGGAAGCGATGGAGAAAGTGGGCAACGACGGAGTTATTACCGTGGAAGAATCCAAAGGCTTCACAACCGAACTGGAAGTCGTGGAAGGGATGCAGTTCGACCGCGGTTACATTTCGCCTTACATGATTACGGATACCGACAAAATGGAAGCCGTTCTTGACGATCCGTTCATTCTGATCACGGATAAGAAGATTTCCAACATTCAAGAAATTCTGCCCGTGCTCGAAAAAGTGGTTCAACAAGGCAAACCGATGGTGATCATCGCGGAAGATGTTGAAGGCGAAGCGCTGGCTACACTCGTTGTAAACAAGCTGCGCGGCACATTCACTTGCGTCGCCGTCAAAGCGCCCGGCTTCGGCGACCGCCGCAAAGCGATGCTGCAGGACATTGCCGCTCTTACAGGCGGTCAGGTCATCACAGAGGAACTCGGTTTGGATCTGAAATCGACCACCATTACTCAACTCGGACGCAGCCGCCAAGTACGCGTAACGAAAGAAAATACGATTGTGGTTGACGGTTCAGGCAACCCGCAGGATATCCAGGCCCGCATTCAACAAATCCGTACGCAGTTGGAAGAAACGACTTCCGATTTCGACCGCGAAAAATTGCAGGAGCGTCTGGCGAAGCTGGCCGGCGGCGTAGCGGTTATCAAAGTCGGAGCAGCTACGGAAACCGAGCTGAAAGAACGCAAGCTGCGCATCGAAGACGCGCTGAACTCCACTCGCGCCGCAGTTGAAGAAGGTATCGTATCCGGCGGAGGTACGGCGCTGGTTAACGTTTACAACGCGGTGGCAGCCGTGGATGCGGCAGGCGACGAGAAAACCGGCGTCAACATTGTGCTGCGCGCTCTCGAAGAGCCGGTTCGCATCATCGCTTCCAACGCCGGTCAAGAGGGCTCCGTCATCGTCGAGCGCCTGAAAAAGGAAGCGATCGGCGTCGGCTACAATGCAGCCAACGGCGAGTGGGTCAATATGTTCGAAGCGGGCATCGTCGACCCGGCGAAGGTCACCCGTTCCGCGCTGCAAAACGCCGCATCCGTTGCCGCGATGTTCCTGACCACCGAGGCTGTGGTTGCCGATATTCCGGAAGAGAAGCCGGCAGGCGGCGGCATGCCTGACATGGGCGGTATGGGCATGATGTAATAAGGAGCCAGCTCCTTATATATTGAAATTGGATTAAGGCTGAGGCCCCCGGTATTGTCCGGGAGGCCTCTTTTTACTTTTCCATGATCAAAATTCGATTTATAATGAATGAATAAAATACCAAAATGAAGGAGCAAAACGATGTCCGGTACAAGAATAGGTTTCATCGGGCTTGGAGCCATGGGATTTCATATGGCAACCCGGCTGGCGGAGGCAGGTTACCCGTTAGCCATATTCGATGTGAGAAAGGATGTGCTGGAGTCCTTTCAGGGGGATGACGTATCGATCCATCCTTCGTCAAAGGAGGTTGCCGACCATGCGGAAATTGTTTTGGCCAGTCTGCCTTCTCCCGGTGTGTCAAAGGAAGTGGCGTTAGGTCAAGATGGTTTGATTCACGGCAGTCGGATAAAAATTTACATCGATCTTTCCACTACGGGGGAAAGCGCTGCCAGTGAAATTGGAGAGGCATTGTTAAGCAAAGGGATCCAGGTGCTGGATTCGCCTGTAAGCGGCGGAGTCCCGGGCGCGCAAAAGGGAACCCTGTCGATCATGATCGCCGGCGACAAAGCGGTATATGATCAATGCCATCCCATGCTCAGCCGTCTTGGAAGCAAAATCTTTTATATCGGCGGCAAAGTCGGGCAAGCCCAAGCGATGAAGGTCATTAATAATTTGCTTTCCTCGGCGGCGCTTGCACTGACATCCGAAGCGATGGTGCTCGGGGTGAAAGCCGGCTTGGATCCATCGGTCATGATCGATGTGCTGAATGTCAGCACCGGCCGAAACAGCGCAACACAGGATAAATTCAAGCAGTTCATCATAAACCGAAAATTTGATTACGGTTTCAAGACGAGCTTGGCGTACAAGGATATTAAGCTGTACCAGGATCTGGCGGAAAAATTGCAGGTGCCGCTGTTTATGGGGAGCAATATCGTGAACTTTTGGAGATATGTTCTTACCCAAGGCGGGAATGACGAGGACAGCACGTGCGTCATTAAATACATTGAACAATGGGCCGGCGTTGAAGTTGCGGAGAATCATAAAAAGGAAACAAACTAAAGCTGTTCGATCGCTTTTTGTGATTAAACCTCCTGTGTTATATGTGCAGCCTTATTCCGGATTTCGCCTGGGTAAGGCTGTTTTATGTGAAGGGCCGGAGTCCATTTCTTGGTTACCATCGCCTTTGGAGTCAAGTTTGATATGCCTTTGTGATATATTGGTAAAAATATTCGGATTGACGATGGGAGTGGCTTCGATGATCGATATTCATTGTCACATCCTGCCCGGTCTGAAAGCGTCAGTTGTGTTTGACGCGGTGGAATGCCTGAATGCTGAAATCCGTGTCGCGGGAATTCCGCTCAAGGTCTTGCCCGGAATGTTTTGGTTTGTAAAACACCTAATTTGTGAGTCTATAAAAGTAAACAGGTGACCGCTTTTTTTGGAGGTCACCTGTATGGCGATTATACCACAATTAAGTACTGTCGCAAGCCTGCGGAAAAAGGGAAATTCGGGTCGTAGCAAGAGGCAAGCTGTATCGGCGGCACATTCGGTATGAATATTCATATTCATATGGAAATTTCAACATTGCCGTCTAAAAATAGCTTAGTTGATTAAAGTGATTTTGGTATAATTGTAAATATATAGAGAACGTATATTTGTATCTTGTTTGCATTTTCGACATCTTGTTTATTGCACGGTGGAATTCCAATTTCATTAGGGGCGACGGATATGAATGAACAGCTGACTTTAAAAGTTTTGGATGCGCTGGACAGCATGTCACAGCGAATCAAGATGATTGAAACGGACATGGTGCGGAAATCAGACATTGCCGACATGGTGGTGAAGTCGGATATTGCCGACATGGTGAGGAAGTCGGATATTGCCGACATGGTGAGGAAGTCGGATATTGCCGACATGGTGCGGAAATCAGACATTGCCGACCTTCCGCTGATCAGGCAAGCGGTGCTTGAAACGGCTGCAGCAGTGAAGCGGATTGAAGCCAAATTGGAACAGCATCAAGAGATACTGGATTCCCACTCTCACAGCATTGATATTTTGCATCGGAACCAGCTGCGGATCGAAACGGAAATTGAGAAGATTCGGAGCAAATAGCTTATTTTCTTGATTCTGTAAATTTTAAAAATTGGCGGATTTCAGGACACTTTTTATGTTGAAACCGGCGGAGTTGAAGGTTTTGACAGAAACAGCGTCTTTTTAATCCGCCATTTATTTTGTCGGCGCAAAATGCTGATGGGCACTATGCCTCGATCCATTCTCTTCGCAGCGCGAAAATTTCGCGGAGCTCTCCGGTCGACAGCTCGGTGAGCCACTGCTCGCCGGTGCCGACGATTTGGCTGCTCAGCCCATGCTTGCGTTCGATCATTTCGTCAATTCGCTCTTCAAGCGTTCCCAGCGAAATGAATTTGTGCACCTGCACATTCCGGGTCTGTCCGATGCGGAATGCGCGGTCGGTGGCCTGGTTTTCAACAGCGGGATTCCACCAGCGGTCGAAATGGAAGACGTGATTGGCGGCCGTCAGATTGAGTCCGATTCCCCCGGCTTTCAGGGAAAGAATGAAGATTCCGGGTTGCCCATCCGAAGCCGGCTGAATCTGCGAAGAATAGTCTGAAGCTGAAGGATTCGTCTTCTCCGCTGAACCGCCTTGGAATCGGGCGATCATTTGATCTCGCTTGGATTTGGGCACACCGCCATGCAGGAACAAGACCGACTCGTTTAATTGCCGGCTCAGATGGTATTCGATCAAATGGCCCATTTCCACGAATTGGGTGAAAATCAGGCAGCGGTCGCCCTCTTCGCGGAGCTCGGCAACCATTTCCAGCAGCCGGGACAATTTGTTGGAACGGTTCAATTCCGCCGTCAAGTCCGTTGGCCCGGAAATACCTGAGATACGCAGCCTGTTGATCGGTTCCTTCAACAACTGGGAGGGATGATTGCACACCTGCTTCAGCTTGGTCAGGGTGGACAGAATCAGGCCCCGGCGCTCCAGCGGAGGCAGACGGTCGATCCGCTCCAGCATCTGCTGCAGCACCTGGTCATAGAGCGCCGCTTGTTCCGCCGTCAGGGCAATGTAGACCTTGCTCTCATTTTTCTCCGGGAGATCCAGCTGGATGGCCGGGTCTTTTTTGAGCCGACGCAGCAGGAAGGGCTGAATCAATTTCTGTACCTGGGAGATCAGCTGCGGGTCATTGTTTTTTTCGATCGGATTTACATAGGCTCTCTTGAATTGGGCCAAATTCCCCAGGTAGCGAGGATTGATAAAGTCAAAAATCGACCAAAGTTCAGTCAGCCTGTTCTCGATCGGGGTCCCGGTCAGCGCGATGCGGTGGTCGGCCTGCAGTTTGCGAATGGAAGAGGCCTGCTTGGTATGGGCATTCTTAATATTCTGCGCTTCATCCAGACAAAGTGAACCCCAGCGCAAGGAAGACAATTCGGCTTCATCCAGGTGGGACAGCGTATAAGAGGTCAGCACGACATCCGCCGCTTGCGATGCTTGGATGAATTCTTCGCCTTTGCAGCGTTTTGATCCGTAATGCATATA contains:
- the groL gene encoding chaperonin GroEL (60 kDa chaperone family; promotes refolding of misfolded polypeptides especially under stressful conditions; forms two stacked rings of heptamers to form a barrel-shaped 14mer; ends can be capped by GroES; misfolded proteins enter the barrel where they are refolded when GroES binds); translation: MAKEIKFSEEARRSMLRGVDALANAVKVTLGPKGRNVVLEKKFGSPLITNDGVTIAKEIELKDPFENMGAQLVKEVATKTNDVAGDGTTTATVLAQAMIREGLKNVTAGANPMVVRKGIEKAVKAAVDELKNIAKPIEGKQSISQVAAISAADEEVGQLIAEAMEKVGNDGVITVEESKGFTTELEVVEGMQFDRGYISPYMITDTDKMEAVLDDPFILITDKKISNIQEILPVLEKVVQQGKPMVIIAEDVEGEALATLVVNKLRGTFTCVAVKAPGFGDRRKAMLQDIAALTGGQVITEELGLDLKSTTITQLGRSRQVRVTKENTIVVDGSGNPQDIQARIQQIRTQLEETTSDFDREKLQERLAKLAGGVAVIKVGAATETELKERKLRIEDALNSTRAAVEEGIVSGGGTALVNVYNAVAAVDAAGDEKTGVNIVLRALEEPVRIIASNAGQEGSVIVERLKKEAIGVGYNAANGEWVNMFEAGIVDPAKVTRSALQNAASVAAMFLTTEAVVADIPEEKPAGGGMPDMGGMGMM
- the tatC gene encoding twin-arginine translocase subunit TatC, with translation MEINSMSLIDHLGELRKRIIWVLVVFVVMTIVGLIFAEPIINFLKNDAPVKGLEWNAFSPWDAIRIYMQFAFATAVAVTLPVLMYHVWAFVKPGLHASEQKATLMYIPFAMLLIVVGFLFSYFVVFPMAMLFTDLMTKRLQIKQTYGIAQYFTFMFNIIIPVSLLFELPIVVMFLTKIRILNPMRLHKLRRYAYVLLLIIGAIITPPDVVSAIIVTIPLIVLYEFSVFLSRIIYRKQLAADQAFEAEYGQTKMQPENKEVGTDASTAAGTEAGEGNEPNDSADEEKSE
- the moaC gene encoding cyclic pyranopterin monophosphate synthase MoaC, producing the protein MEDNQQFTHINEQGRARMVDVSEKQETSRTAVAHTTLTMRPSTLDKIKRGQVSKGDVLGVAQVAGVMAAKQTSNWIPMCHPIAISGVDIRFSDNDSDELYIEATVKTTGKTGVEMEALTAASCAALTVYDMCKALEKGIVIGPTFLLSKSGGKSGDYRRDLI
- a CDS encoding molybdopterin-binding protein, with product MKNSRMLREVNVHDAVGMVLAHDLTQIIPGKFKGRLFKKGHVIREEDIEHLLNIGKEHIYILSLEEGYLHEDEAAERMAAAIRGDHLELTQPHEGKVTIKSAIHGLAKIDKAFVDAVNSMDQIVMSTIKTNTPVEPGKSLIGTRVIPLIVENAKISKIERLALEWKKEHPDEQIVTVKPFQKLKVGLITTGGEVFSGRIQDKFGPTVRDKLAKFGSEVVEQRYSPDDSDNIVREIRYFAERETIDMILVTGGMSVDPDDRTPGAIAKAGADIVSYGTPMLPGSMLLMSYLTVKDRTIPVMGLPGCVMHDPFTSFDVLLPRICAGERIERRDITEMGYGGLLG
- a CDS encoding MogA/MoaB family molybdenum cofactor biosynthesis protein — its product is MRWKTAILTASDRGARGEREDTSAQVIRELVEEEINGEIIEYRIVPDEMDEIMASLIEMADYFHADLIITTGGTGLGPRDVTPEATLKIIEREVPGLAEAMRAASLQKTPFAMISRGVAGIRGKTLIINLPGSPKGVHENLQAVIGVLPHALAILTGREEGHPQ
- a CDS encoding NAD(P)-dependent oxidoreductase, with protein sequence MSGTRIGFIGLGAMGFHMATRLAEAGYPLAIFDVRKDVLESFQGDDVSIHPSSKEVADHAEIVLASLPSPGVSKEVALGQDGLIHGSRIKIYIDLSTTGESAASEIGEALLSKGIQVLDSPVSGGVPGAQKGTLSIMIAGDKAVYDQCHPMLSRLGSKIFYIGGKVGQAQAMKVINNLLSSAALALTSEAMVLGVKAGLDPSVMIDVLNVSTGRNSATQDKFKQFIINRKFDYGFKTSLAYKDIKLYQDLAEKLQVPLFMGSNIVNFWRYVLTQGGNDEDSTCVIKYIEQWAGVEVAENHKKETN
- a CDS encoding twin-arginine translocase TatA/TatE family subunit gives rise to the protein MLSNIGPGTLILIVIVALLLFGPNKLPELGRAMGRTLKEFKSGAKEIMNDEEPPRKEVNSAEVRRTEAEDNNRKEESRKLPE
- the groES gene encoding co-chaperone GroES, coding for MIKPLGDRVVIEAVAKEETTASGIVLPDSAKEKPQEGKVVAVGSGVWRDDERVPLEVKEGDRVIFSKYAGTEVKYDGRELLIMRESDILAVIG